The proteins below are encoded in one region of Macadamia integrifolia cultivar HAES 741 unplaced genomic scaffold, SCU_Mint_v3 scaffold2992, whole genome shotgun sequence:
- the LOC122067590 gene encoding transcription initiation factor TFIID subunit 2-like: MAKPRKSKNEDQKVENLGAVVRHQKLCLSIDMEERQIYGYTELQIAVPESGLVGLHAENIKIDKVSVDGEPAEYEFSPLRQPEEDKRRWQFVSSATFAADAACSTYLSSLDKEIASNLLIKCCKPAKVVSEPEEQANGGNSTQPSGEPKQNLKLVRIDYWVEKAETGIHFSSNVLHTNNQIRRARCWFPCMDSSSQRCCYDLEFTVAQNLVAVSNGCLLFQVLSKDDPPRKTYVYRLNVPVAAGWISLAVAPFEILPDRHSGSVSHMCLPPSLSKLRNTVGFFHTAFSHYEEYLSALFPFGSYKQVFIAPEMAISSWSLGASMIIFTSQVLFDEKVIDQVH, translated from the exons ATGGCGAAGCCTCGCAAATCGAAGAATGAAGACCAGAAAGTCGAGAATTTAGGCGCCGTTGTTCGTCATCAGAAGCTCTGTCTCTCGATCGACATGGAAGAACGTCAGATTTACGG GTATACGGAATTGCAAATTGCTGTTCCGGAAAGTGGCCTAGTTGGATTACACGCAGAGAATATTAAAATCGATAAGGTCTCTGTTGATGGAGAGCCGGCTGAGTATGAATTCTCACCACTCCGTCAACCAGAGGAGGATAAGCGGAGATGGCAATTTGTTTCATCCGCTACTTTTGCTGCCGATGCTGCATGCTCGACGTATTTATCGTCTCTCGATAAAGAAATAGCTTCGAATCTGTTAATTAAGTGTTGTAAGCCAGCAAAAGTAGTGAGCGAGCCAGAGGAACAGGCGAATGGCGGGAACAGTACCCAACCCTCTGGCGAACCCAAGCAg AATTTGAAACTGGTCCGCATTGACTATTGGGTAGAGAAAGCAGAGACAGGGATTCATTTTTCGAGTAATGTGCTGCATACTAATAACCAGATCAGGCGTGCACGTTGCTGGTTCCCTTGTATGGACTCCAGTTCGCAACGATGCTG CTATGATCTGGAATTTACGGTGGCCCAGAATCTGGTGGCTGTCAGCAATGGTTGCTTACTTTTTCAG gTCTTGAGCAAGGATGATCCACCTCGCAAAACATATGTTTACAGATTAAATGTTCCAGTTGCTGCTGGATGGATATCATTGGCAGTTGCTCCATTTGAAATTCTTCCCGACCGTCATAGTGGTAGTGTATCACACATGTGCTTGCCACCTAGCCTTTCAAAGCTTCGGAATACTGTTGGGTTTTTCCATACTGCGTTCAG CCATTACGAGGAGTACCTTTCAGCACTGTTTCCATTTGGGTCATACAAGCAGGTTTTTATTGCTCCTGAAATGGCAATATCTTCATGGAGTTTGGGGGCTTCTATGATAATATTTACTTCTCAAGTTCTATTTGATGAGAAGGTTATTGATCAGGTACACTAA